Part of the Catalinimonas alkaloidigena genome is shown below.
AGTAGAAACTCCTATTCTACAACCTTTATACGGTGGTGCTGCTGCTCGCCCCTTCAAAACGCATCACAATACCCTTGATACTACGCTTTATCTGCGTATTGCCAATGAACTGTACCTGAAGCGACTGATCGTGGGTGGTTATGACGGTGTTTACGAATTTGCCAAAGACTTTAGAAATGAAGGTATGTCCCGCTTCCATAATCCTGAGTTTACGCAAATGGAGCTTTATGTGGCCTACCGTGACTATGAGTGGATGATGGATTTGGTAGAAGAAATGGTAGAGAAGATCGCTATGGATATTCATGGTACTACCGAAGTACAGGTGGGAGAACATGTGATCAATTTTCAGCGCCCATGGAAGCGCTTCACAATGTTTGAAGCTATCAAGCATTTCACTGACATTGACATCAGTGAGATGGAAGAAGAAGAAATAAGGCAAACAGCCCATGATTTAAAAGTGCCGGTGAACGAAACTATGGGTAAGGGCAAGCTAATTGACGAAATCTTCGGCGAAAAATGTGAGCCCTTTTTAATCCAGCCTACATTTATTACCGATTACCCAGTTGAAATGTCGCCATTAGCCAAAAAGCACAGAAGTAAGCCCGGCTTGGTAGAACGTTTTGAGGCCATCTGCAATGGAAAAGAAATTTGCAATGCTTTCTCTGAGCTCAATGATCCTATTGATCAGCGCGAACGTTTTGAAGATCAGATCAAGCTGGGCAAACGGGGAGATGAAGAAGCCATGGTCCTGGATGAGGATTTTCTGAGAGCCCTGGAATATGGCATGCCCCCCACTGCCGGTTTAGGTATTGGTATTGACCGCCTGAGCATGATCATGACCAATCAGCCTTCCATACAGGAAGTACTCTTTTTTCCGCAGATGAAGCCGGAAGTAAAAGCAAAAACTGCTTCAGACGAAGATTTCATCAACAAAGGAGTAAGGGAGGAGCTGATCCCTATTCTACAAAAGCTAGGCATCCTTACGATAGAACAGTTACAGGAATCT
Proteins encoded:
- the lysS gene encoding lysine--tRNA ligase, with the translated sequence MPLSDQEIRRREEREELMKMGINPYPAEPFEVNVSINNILRYYEQRKTDYKDVSLSGRLMSRRVMGSASFAEIQDATGRMQIYVRRDDICEGEDKSLYNTVFKKLLDIGDIVGVRGYVFTTQAGEITLHVTELKLLTKSLRPLPIVKEVKGEGGNKTYDAFKDPEQRYRQRYVDLIVNPEVKEVFRKRSMLVNSMRSFLSNRGYMEVETPILQPLYGGAAARPFKTHHNTLDTTLYLRIANELYLKRLIVGGYDGVYEFAKDFRNEGMSRFHNPEFTQMELYVAYRDYEWMMDLVEEMVEKIAMDIHGTTEVQVGEHVINFQRPWKRFTMFEAIKHFTDIDISEMEEEEIRQTAHDLKVPVNETMGKGKLIDEIFGEKCEPFLIQPTFITDYPVEMSPLAKKHRSKPGLVERFEAICNGKEICNAFSELNDPIDQRERFEDQIKLGKRGDEEAMVLDEDFLRALEYGMPPTAGLGIGIDRLSMIMTNQPSIQEVLFFPQMKPEVKAKTASDEDFINKGVREELIPILQKLGILTIEQLQESSPNKLFNDVCGMRKKMKLKEVKNPTKEEVESWIK